A single region of the Syngnathoides biaculeatus isolate LvHL_M chromosome 17, ASM1980259v1, whole genome shotgun sequence genome encodes:
- the LOC133490406 gene encoding cilia- and flagella-associated protein 44-like isoform X7: MASTFTGLKLEGLIGHFGKTAATDIEGYIELPDGKVVSGSNWGNLLLWDGNAIKVELCSKGGQCCHAGVVQPFALEDGQLMTFGADGMIRGWDFETIDAADSSSENNKFEMEAINEMTVGRHVSIFSVVKSSQPDSTVWFAQDTNGAIWKVDLSFTYTTPDPECLFSFHAGAINGLDVSKKSHLMATTALDRSVRVFDFLAKTELTCNRFTQGGTALHWAPPTVNQTGSLLVTGFEDGVVRLLELYDPSGLQIVTRHNLEAQLRLKQAFKPHNAPITTVAYECNGAILATGSSDCTVFFFTVEEKYEPIGFVSVPGPVQVLEWSPHSHQDNNLLILCLSGHVVEVPCPDPKTLQTAKSYQLLELPRRTFRFKSIKSRIRREEEIARRQAFKEKRKKEREKNKITDEEEEEEEEEELPRIYIPDPPCPLYCGFYSKPGQFWLSMGGYDSGFLYHCKFSKNQDENSEKCPVEPFDFLAIQNADGDPIRSVTFSSNRHLMFCGMHSGSIRVYPLDPDDHALTSMQPYWELSIHDSNYGHLRHICCSYDDQFVLTAGDDGNIFSFSLLSDEELQKELRKKKAKVPSPRVGLENEVLAKDIDDPAAYSIETAKQKQEKDRRRREADKKIMTKRKRLAVLQSKFKILLNDNLNLPEHIQLTPTELILDQRFEEQAENEKIRRLNEVQHQMSWQEEHSHLSLTKLQDWFIGSSESKVVTVFAIRTDHRVSTYYIPSLPSTRLQQQSGSIHSGIDETALAECQKSIDHPEKDSSETDEEDVPPTPVSRAGVQVADRQVERLQKAAEKAEQARAKIAKRKQEWDKLYAEKPHKDCEDPRDVQAIFEAEESIGDLKLKTDKNFTVPKHLRMSANRKKVEMINLEDNIREKQTEMNREILALRDFKLLLLSKLGAQAKQFQRIQNHLPSKLRCCPPHAPTIRLEEVPEKSLQCTRAILERYRVLKEKRSKDVELEDQESRMSVVDDLEKEIELLEKMENESGTSPEEPVKEEEELNEEELQNMKQDALLDMRDFLLEQMNSLVEQFDKEHLMCLEKVQMLDWKLKLGNLRQLTLYQELLLLKEVDKSEMILQDKLDKRLKEEDNLKSEQEKFRKALELKRKDIAKRQEKEKSNTAAFHALLGDDNNFEEYLTKVYKKKIKRVKKKEQGSEEEDEDSNDDFDDYENWDDDDDDDWDALDGDGAVEECPQGCDPKLYDDVLELRERRLDLEELLAEEKKNAEQLEKECDALVKKMKSVKISLKAAEDDLEEVNREKQQKMNQLDVVVPLRLHQIEIDMSGQVPSDLSSALVLTRMELQRLQERVDELEVEKLQQTEVYRQARQQHIRLIKERKDMSNEIQSLEKLCHQLMMTRFGREVDMEVLQTLCVNKTVAEMKQEKILRDIANAKDIQQWDRKVERARETLMGMTRSNSERLICLNSLFEQKKELELKLYSRQKKIGKHLQACSRRADRGQIWSLQELVRKQSEQIERLSKEITSLGTTGGHMLPTGHAHLPPLPPRSTPRVHKRTRIRGKFKLEDTTESETND; encoded by the exons ATGGCCAGCACATTTACAGGTCTCAAATTGGAAGGGCTGATtggccattttggaaaaactgcaGCTACAGATATTGAAGGCTACATCGAACTTCCTGATGGAAAG GTGGTATCTGGATCAAACTGGGGCAATTTACTGCTCTgggatggaaatgccattaaagtGGAGCTCTGCAGCAAGGGCGGACAGTGTTGTCATGCTGGGGTTGTCCAGCCTTTTGCCCTGGAGGATGGACAGCTCATGACCTTTGGCGCTGATGGAATGATCCGG GGCTGGGACTTTGAGACCATCGATGCCGCTGACAGTAGCAGTGAAAACAACAAGTTTGAGATGGAGGCCATCAATGAGATGACAGTTGGGCGCCATGTCTCCATTTTTTCCGTTGTTAAAAGCTCCCAGCCTGACTCTACAGTTTGGTTTGCTCAG GATACCAATGGAGCAATTTGGAAAGTGGATCTTTCATTCACATACACA ACTCCTGATCCCGAGTGCCTGTTTTCCTTCCATGCTGGGGCAATTAACGGCCTTGATGTGTCAAAGAAGAGTCATCTCATGGCCACGACTGCTCTGGACC GTTCAGTCAGAGTCTTTGACTTTCTGGCAAAAACAGAACTGACATGTAACCGCTTCACTCAGGGTGGAACTGCTCTCCACTGGGCCCCACCTACG GTGAACCAGACTGGAAGTTTACTGGTGACTGGCTTTGAAGATGGCGTTGTGCGCTTATTGGAACTTTATGACCCATCAGGCCTTCAAATAGTAACCAGGCACAATCTTGAGGCCCAGCTGCGCCTCAAACAAGCCTTCAAACCCCATAATGCCCCAATCACCACAGTTGCATATGAATGCAATGGAGCGATATTAGCCACTGGG AGCTCGGACTGCACTGTGTTCTTCTTCACTGTTGAAGAAAAGTATGAGCCAATCGGTTTTGTCTCTGTTCCTGGACCAGTACAGGTACTGGAGTGGTCACCTCATTCCCAT CAAGACAACAATCTGCTAATCCTGTGTCTAAGTGGTCATGTTGTAGAGGTACCGTGTCCTGATCCTAAAACCTTGCAGACAGCCAAATCCTACCAACTACTTGAACTGCCCAGAAGAACCTTTCGCTTCAAGAGCATCAAATCTCGAATCAGA AGAGAGGAGGAAATAGCAAGACGGCAAGCATTTAAAGAAAAGCGGAAGAAGGAaagggagaaaaataaaatcactgatgaagaggaagaggaagaggaagaggaggagttgCCTCGTATCTATATCCCTGACCCGCCATGTCCTCTCTACTGCGGTTTCTATTCAAAGCCTGGCCAATTCTGGCTCTCAATG GGAGGATATGACTCTGGTTTCTTGTACCACTGTAAATTCTCTAAGAATCAGGATGAGAATTCAGAAAAATGTCCAGTTGAGCCATTTGACTTCCTGGCTATCCAAAATGCTGATGGTGACCCCATTCGATCAGTGACCTTCAG CTCCAACAGACATCTGATGTTCTGTGGCATGCACTCAGGCTCCATCAGAGTTTATCCTTTGGATCCTGACGATCACGCCCTAACCTCTATGCAGCCATACTGGGAACTTAGCATCCATGACAGTAATTATGGACACCTGCGGCACATCTGTTGCAGCTATGATGACCAGTTTGTGCTGACAGCGGGAGATGATGGGAACATCTTCTCCTTCAGCCTGCTTTCTGATGAGGAGCTGCAGAAAGAACTGcggaaaaaaaaggccaaggTTCCGTCACCAAGG GTGGGTTTGGAGAATGAGGTGTTAGCCAAAGACATTGATGACCCAGCAGCCTACAG CATAGAGACGGCCAAACAGAAGCAAGAGAAAGACCGCCGGCGTCGGGAAGCTGACAAGAAGATAATGACCAAACGAAAAAGGCTTGCTGTCCTCCAGAGCAAGTTTAAAATACTACTGAATGACAACCTTAACCTACCAGAACACATTCAGCTGACTCCTACG GAACTGATTTTGGACCAACGTTTCGAagagcaagctgagaatgagaagatTAGGCGATTAAATGAAGTCCAACACCAGATGAGCTGGCAAGAGGAGCATTCCCATTTATCACTCACAAAGCTACAAGACTG GTTCATTGGCTCTTCAGAGTCTAAAGTTGTCACTGTGTTCGCCATCCGCACTGACCACAGAGTCTCAACCTACTATATTCCAAGTCTTCCTTCAACCCGCCTCCAACAGCAGAGCGGTTCCATCCATTCTGGTATCGATGAAACCGCTCTGGCTGAATGCCAAAAATCCATAGACCATCCTGAAAAAGACAGTAGTGAAACAGATG AGGAAGATGTACCTCCTACCCCTGTGTCTCGTGCTGGGGTGCAGGTAGCAGATCGGCAGGTTGAAAGGCTCCAAAAAGCTGCAGAGAAAGCTGAACAAGCACGAGCCAAGATTGCGAAAAGGAAGCAGGAATGGGATAAACT TTATGCAGAGAAGCCACATAAGGACTGCGAAGATCCACGAGACGTGCAGGCCATCTTTGAAGCTGAAGAGAGCATTGGAGACTTGAAACttaaaacagacaaaaactTCACCGTACCGAAACACCTACGAATGAGTGCAAACAGAAAGAAAGTTGAGATGATAAACCTAGAGGACAAT ATACGTGAAAAACAGACTGAGATGAACCGAGAGATTTTGGCCTTGCGGGACTTCAAACTTCTCCTTTTATCAAAACTGGGAGCCCAGGCTAAGCAGTTTCAGAGGATCCAAAATCATCTGCCATCAAAGCTCCGCtgctgtccaccccatgcaccCACCATACGACTCGAGGAAGTACCTGAGAAGAGCCTGCAATGCACCCGAGCCATCCTAGAGAGATACAGggtcctgaaggagaaaag GTCAAAGGATGTAGAGCTGGAGGATCAGGAGAGCAGGATGAGTGTGGTAGATGACCTAGAAAAGGAGATTGAACTGctggagaaaatggaaaatgaatcagGTACATCTCCAGAGGAGCCCgtgaaggaggaagaagagctgAATGAGGAGGAGCTTCAAAATATGAAACAGGACGCATTGCTAGACATGCGAGACTTTCTACTGGAACAG ATGAATAGCTTGGTGGAGCAATTTGATAAGGAGCACCTGATGTGTCTTGAGAAGGTACAGATGCTGGActggaagctaaaacttggtaATCTCCGTCAGTTGACACTCTATCAGGAGCTTCTGCTCCTCAAAGAGGTGGACAAGAGTGAGATGATTCTGCAGGACAAGCTTGACAAACGTCTGAAAGAGGAGGATAACTTAAAG TCCGAGCAGGAAAAATTTCGGAAGGCACTGGAACTGAAGCGTAAAGACATAGCAAAACGTCAGGAGAAAGAGAAATCTAATACTGCAGCCTTCCATGCCTTGCTCGGTGATGACAACAACTTTGAAGAGTATCTGACCAAAGTTTACAAGAAGAAGATCAAACGtgtcaagaagaaggagcaAGGAAGTGAAG aagaggaCGAAGACAGCAATGATGACTTTGATGATTACGAAAACtgggatgatgatgacgatgatgattgGGATGCGTTAGATGGAGATGGTGCTGTGGAAGAATGCCCTCAAG GATGTGACCCAAAACTGTATGACGATGTACTGGAGCTACGTGAACGTCGTCTGGATCTGGAAGAGCTGCTGgcagaggagaagaagaatgctGAACAGCTGGAGAAGGAGTGTGACGCCCTTGTAAAGAAG ATGAAATCAGTCAAAATCAGTCTTAAGGCAGCAGAGGATGACTTGGAGGAGGTCAACAGGGAAAAACAGCAGAAAATGAACCAACTAGATGTTGTGGTTCCTCTTAGGCTGCACCAG ATTGAGATTGATATGTCTGGCCAAGTGCCTTCAGACCTAAGTTCGGCATTGGTCCTCACTAGGATGGAGCTACAGCGGCTCCAGGAGCGTGTGGATGAGTTGGAGGTAGAAAAGCTTCAGCAGACAGAGGTGTATCGTCAGGCCCGTCAGCAGCATATAAGGCTCATCAAAGAACGCAAGGACATGAGCAACGAGATCCAGT CGCTGGAGAAGCTCTGTCACCAGCTGATGATGACAAGGTTTGGGAGGGAGGTGGATATGGAGGTTTTGCAGACGCTGTGTGTCAACAAGACAGTTGCAGAGATGAAGCAGGAAAAAATCTTGCGAGACATTGCAAATGCCAAAGACATCCAACAATGGGAT AGAAAAGTAGAAAGGGCTCGTGAAACGCTGATGGGGATGACAAGGAGTAACTCAGAGCGCCTCATCTGCTTGAATAGCCTCTTTGAACAGAAGAAGGAGCTGGAGCTGAAACTTTACTcaagacaaaagaaaatt GGCAAGCATCTTCAAGCCTGCAGCAGGCGGGCAGACAGAGGTCAGATTTGGAGTCTTCAGGAACTGGTGAGAAAACAGTCTGAGCAGATAGAGAGGCTATCCAAAGAGATCACCAGTCTTGGAACTACAGGAGGACACATGCTTCCCACTGGCCACGCCCATCTACCGCCGCTCCCTCCTCGGTCCACCCCCAGAGTCCATAAACGTACCAGGATACgaggaaaatttaaacttgaGGATACTACTGAAAGTGAGACAAATGACTAA